A part of Pradoshia eiseniae genomic DNA contains:
- a CDS encoding tetratricopeptide repeat protein: protein MHKLNFFSTSDQTEDYLKKAILADENQEIDNAISHFEKGLDSVTDKTPRRVRKMILPATILLAKNYTEKHHYEKALATYRSAINLAKTDTEKMNAYEGAGKLAYLTGNYEEATSHYLQALQYAAKKTPKDKILVVHSKILHELGHVLLDSHPSLTEEQKQQAEEYRKYLTGQPHSYDLTQLPYYREIGMDLLNEYQVLT, encoded by the coding sequence ATGCATAAATTGAATTTTTTCAGCACCTCCGATCAGACAGAAGATTATTTGAAAAAGGCGATTCTCGCTGATGAAAACCAAGAAATCGATAATGCCATAAGCCATTTTGAAAAAGGGCTTGATTCCGTAACAGACAAAACACCCAGAAGAGTCAGGAAAATGATTCTTCCTGCGACCATATTATTAGCAAAGAATTATACGGAAAAACACCATTATGAAAAAGCTCTTGCGACATACCGTTCAGCCATAAATTTGGCCAAGACAGATACGGAAAAAATGAATGCCTATGAAGGCGCCGGAAAGCTAGCCTACCTGACAGGAAATTATGAAGAAGCTACAAGCCATTATCTGCAGGCCCTGCAATATGCAGCGAAAAAAACACCTAAAGATAAAATTTTAGTCGTCCATTCCAAAATACTTCATGAACTCGGACATGTTCTTTTGGACAGCCATCCAAGCTTGACCGAGGAACAAAAACAACAGGCAGAAGAATATCGCAAATATTTAACTGGCCAGCCGCATTCCTATGATTTAACACAGCTTCCCTACTATCGTGAGATTGGAATGGATTTATTAAATGAATATCAAGTATTGACATAA
- a CDS encoding GtrA family protein produces MDKAFWRFNLVGVINTTNYYILYLIFADTLHFYYLKAHFLSFFLCLIGSFFMNSYFTYKTKPTLKKFLQFPLTSIVNIVISTAIIFLSVQLLHLPDFIAPLFASVFPIPFTFLVTRMILTKP; encoded by the coding sequence ATGGACAAGGCATTTTGGCGGTTTAATCTTGTAGGAGTAATCAATACAACCAACTATTACATTTTGTACTTAATCTTTGCAGATACCCTTCACTTCTATTATCTGAAGGCTCATTTCCTTAGTTTTTTCTTATGCCTCATTGGCTCATTTTTCATGAATTCATACTTCACCTATAAAACAAAGCCTACCTTGAAGAAATTTTTGCAATTTCCCCTTACTTCGATCGTGAATATCGTCATTAGCACCGCCATCATCTTTTTGTCCGTGCAATTACTTCATCTTCCCGACTTTATTGCCCCTTTATTTGCTTCCGTGTTCCCCATACCTTTTACATTTCTCGTGACGAGGATGATCCTGACCAAGCCATAG
- the glpX gene encoding class II fructose-bisphosphatase, with the protein MQFTHYANKTIGMTAIAEELLNVTQQAAIAAYPLIGKCDKLSADDAGTKAMRYHLNNVEMCGRIVIGEGEMDEAPMLYINEEVGSGNGLDVDIAVDPIEGTNLMATGKDNSLAVLAAARRGCLLHAPDMYMKKIAVGPEAKGKIDLDAPLLDNMKAVAKAQGKDIRELTIMIQERDRHKDLINEVLLAGAKLKLFSDVDITGAIGAAMDDIDIDMLVGTGGAPEGVVTAVALKCLGGDFQAQLVPMNKMEYNRCRSMGIEDPYKLLGIDDIVQGGDILFSATGITDGLFLKGVRERKNGNMYTHSLLLVGAGARRFQLIEGFHR; encoded by the coding sequence ATGCAATTCACCCATTATGCTAATAAGACGATTGGTATGACTGCAATAGCAGAGGAGCTGCTGAATGTAACGCAGCAGGCAGCTATTGCAGCTTATCCCCTTATTGGAAAATGCGATAAGCTAAGTGCCGATGATGCAGGAACAAAAGCCATGCGATATCATCTTAATAATGTTGAAATGTGCGGAAGAATCGTTATTGGTGAGGGAGAAATGGACGAGGCTCCCATGCTGTATATCAATGAGGAGGTAGGCTCCGGCAATGGACTGGATGTTGATATTGCCGTTGATCCTATTGAAGGCACCAACTTAATGGCGACCGGAAAAGATAACTCATTAGCCGTTTTGGCAGCTGCAAGAAGGGGCTGTTTATTACATGCGCCAGATATGTATATGAAGAAGATTGCTGTTGGACCGGAAGCAAAGGGCAAAATCGATTTGGATGCCCCTTTACTGGATAATATGAAGGCGGTCGCAAAGGCGCAAGGCAAGGATATACGAGAATTAACCATCATGATTCAAGAGAGGGACAGACACAAGGACCTGATTAACGAAGTCCTATTAGCTGGAGCAAAATTAAAACTGTTTTCTGATGTTGATATAACGGGGGCTATCGGCGCTGCTATGGATGATATTGACATTGATATGCTCGTCGGAACAGGGGGAGCACCTGAAGGAGTGGTGACAGCAGTTGCTCTCAAATGCCTCGGTGGTGATTTTCAGGCTCAGCTTGTTCCGATGAATAAGATGGAATATAACCGTTGCCGCAGCATGGGGATTGAAGACCCATATAAGCTTCTTGGGATTGATGATATAGTCCAAGGTGGAGATATTCTATTCTCCGCAACAGGTATTACGGATGGTTTATTTTTAAAGGGCGTGCGTGAAAGAAAGAACGGCAATATGTATACTCATTCCTTACTGCTCGTTGGAGCTGGTGCAAGGAGATTTCAATTAATTGAAGGATTCCATAGATAG
- the hpaB gene encoding 4-hydroxyphenylacetate 3-monooxygenase, oxygenase component: MPARSGKQYLEAINRMRANVWIDGKKVTGTMSGHPSLKGVMKSTADLYDVQLLKGNQDIMTFRSPSTGNQVGTSFLKPETKEDLEKRRLSTQLWAKESGGMLGRSPDYMNTVMMAFASSSEIFSLQDKRFTKNMDTLFEQARERDLCFTHTFINPQVNRASYYTENFSQTIAAQTIDIKEDGIVIQGARLLATQGGITDEILVYPSGGAASNPEMAYGFSIPSNTPGLKFISREPYSYRESVFDHPLSSRFDELDMIVVFDQVLVPWERVFFYQHPEVALKAYKDSSFHVLAVHQVTSRRIVKLEFMLGLARKLINIIQVGEYPHIHEKISEMKVGIESLKGLVLAGERNAVQDKWGVMVPDKNPMDAAVMLFPRLYPRFVEIIQLIGASGLASLPTISDFNSEIRDDLDLYMQAATVSAKERVKIFRLAWDMTMSSFGSRQTLYERFFFGDAIRLATGHYLNTNDGEAGIVDSFLDKYGH, from the coding sequence GACGGAAAGAAGGTGACCGGAACCATGTCCGGGCATCCCTCGCTGAAAGGGGTTATGAAGAGCACGGCAGATCTTTATGATGTTCAATTGCTTAAAGGCAATCAGGATATCATGACATTCCGTTCCCCCTCAACAGGCAATCAAGTAGGAACTTCTTTTTTGAAGCCGGAAACGAAGGAGGATCTTGAGAAGAGGCGTTTATCCACGCAGCTATGGGCGAAGGAAAGTGGAGGGATGTTAGGCCGGTCGCCGGATTATATGAATACAGTCATGATGGCTTTCGCTTCCTCAAGCGAGATTTTCTCCCTCCAAGACAAACGTTTTACGAAAAATATGGATACATTATTTGAACAGGCGAGAGAGAGGGATTTATGTTTTACGCATACATTCATCAACCCGCAAGTGAATCGGGCATCCTATTATACTGAAAATTTCTCTCAAACAATCGCTGCCCAAACAATCGATATCAAAGAGGATGGCATCGTTATTCAAGGAGCAAGACTTCTCGCGACACAAGGAGGCATAACGGATGAGATTCTTGTCTACCCTTCTGGCGGAGCGGCGAGTAACCCGGAAATGGCGTATGGTTTTTCGATTCCAAGCAATACGCCCGGACTAAAATTCATCAGCCGTGAACCATATAGTTATCGAGAATCCGTATTCGACCATCCATTAAGTTCCCGTTTTGATGAGTTAGATATGATTGTGGTATTTGATCAGGTACTTGTGCCATGGGAGAGAGTGTTCTTTTATCAGCATCCAGAGGTTGCTTTGAAAGCTTATAAGGATAGCAGCTTTCATGTGCTGGCGGTCCATCAGGTAACAAGCAGGAGAATCGTGAAATTGGAGTTCATGCTGGGACTCGCCAGGAAATTAATCAATATCATTCAAGTAGGTGAATACCCTCATATCCATGAGAAAATCAGCGAAATGAAGGTTGGTATTGAATCATTGAAAGGTTTAGTGCTCGCGGGAGAGAGAAATGCAGTTCAGGATAAATGGGGGGTAATGGTTCCGGACAAAAATCCGATGGATGCAGCTGTTATGCTGTTCCCGCGGCTATATCCGCGTTTTGTTGAGATTATTCAGCTTATCGGTGCAAGCGGGCTTGCTTCCTTACCGACCATATCTGATTTTAACTCGGAAATTCGAGATGATTTAGATTTATATATGCAGGCAGCGACTGTATCTGCGAAGGAAAGAGTGAAGATCTTCCGGCTTGCTTGGGATATGACTATGAGTTCCTTTGGCTCCAGGCAGACCTTATATGAACGATTTTTCTTCGGAGATGCTATAAGACTTGCTACGGGCCATTATTTGAATACCAATGATGGAGAAGCAGGCATAGTAGATTCCTTCTTGGATAAATACGGGCATTGA